The sequence GCTGGTGATCTTCTGGTTCTACTTTCTGGTGCCCTATATCGGGCAGTGGCTGACCGGTGCCTCGCGCCCGATCAGCGTTGGCGCATTTGCATCCTCGCTCATCACCTTCATCATGTTCGAGGCGGCCTACTTCTCCGAGATCATGCGCGCCGGCATTCAGTCGATCTCGCGTGGCCAGCCCGCCGCCGCCAATGCGCTGGGCCTGACTTACGCCCAGACCATGCGTTACGTCGTGTTGCCGCAGGCCTTCCGCAACATGCTGCCGGTGCTGATCACGCAGACCATCGTGCTGTTCCAGGACACCTCGCTGGTCTACGTTCTGTCAATCACCGACTTCTTGGGCGCGGCGAGCAAGGTCGCGCAGCGCGACGGCCGTCTGGTCGAGATGTATCTGTTCGCCGCGGTCGTCTATTTCACCATTTCCTGTGTCGCGTCCTTCGGCGTGCGTCGCCTCCAGGCGCGCATCGCCATCATTCGCTAGGTCTTGCCGCCCATGATCGAAATCAGCCACGTCAACAAATGGTACACTCCGAGCTTCCAGGTGCTGACGGATTGCACCACCAGCGTCACCAAGGGTGAGGTCGTGGTGGTCTGCGGCCCCTCGGGCTCAGGCAAGTCGACGCTGATCAAATGCGTCAACGCGCTGGAGCCGTTCCAGAGCGGCGACATCCTGGTCGACGGCACCAAGGTCAACGATCCCAAGACCAATCTGCCAAAGCTGCGCTCGCGCGTCGGCAT comes from Bradyrhizobium diazoefficiens and encodes:
- a CDS encoding amino acid ABC transporter permease, producing the protein MFGNLDFDVIRRALPYLFYEGMTFTLMLTALAALGGLIFGTAIALMRLSGFKILGRIAGIYVDFMRSLPLVLVIFWFYFLVPYIGQWLTGASRPISVGAFASSLITFIMFEAAYFSEIMRAGIQSISRGQPAAANALGLTYAQTMRYVVLPQAFRNMLPVLITQTIVLFQDTSLVYVLSITDFLGAASKVAQRDGRLVEMYLFAAVVYFTISCVASFGVRRLQARIAIIR